The Hypanus sabinus isolate sHypSab1 chromosome 3, sHypSab1.hap1, whole genome shotgun sequence genome contains a region encoding:
- the LOC132391460 gene encoding uncharacterized protein LOC132391460: MVVGPWVVRTVWRLRNDRLGCFSSGELRPVIGIMSSPKGAEAWVERTPQLLGEWQCLAEEKRQGRVESLSRRAGDFVRTVRRNYLEVTAASSGKVWENACGSTGSQMPQLGGLLYLWQEIGGKFLGYPFLPRGADKLLVVPRGSVKGISCSVDSRGVGKLRGGPVGERLGVSGGAHSQQCTKELPKGTDPIPEGLEGPCAQVLLRMDGSQVKAILGTGAPVKLLYCLFHNRYWKHLPLTTLRTLEIRGTSASDYPDNGCWSVKMEFLEANVEETEVHESLMLMCPDPVETGSVSVLERTKILLVRLGACPEEAGERCLEALLMHPGFRAACADVCSSIGLIPNSNKSQWWYGLGEVSEGETLFVDAVKYHKGGELTAEDTSERERLRRLAPTAMEDVGSVCMDYIALKRRTVSDQNMALRAREAMACLSGVKWFKVLDLRSGYCQIPMSGANKEKTAVINSLGVFGSEKMPQGISGALATFLRGRWKTIGDVEAFGVLVYVDDLLVFGFASGEYEVRSLQEQLRTTELKCFQDTCQGWRRSQLVRDCLYGIKFEMKTERLEKVIWNHSEDLQVGENEESCLTEGNSKLRTRRGEFAEVKKLQTNLRREKRKLEGNLKMTIDSSNEVQNLKVDLEEVMRKKKLERSAVNTEQEAEETAGAVQATCFRLEKIKQQLPITGMRKNTDSMDDVLDVWYMLPFADFPSIEEETFGPSPIESGVAGRVSCVQCGA, from the coding sequence atggtggtgggaccatgggttgtccgtactgtttggagattgaggaatgacaggttgggatgtttcagcagtggtgagctccgcccggttattggaataatgtccagccctaaaggggcggaggcgtgggtggagcggacccctcagttgttgggtgagtggcagtgcttggctgaggaaaagcgacagggacgggttgaaagtttgagtaggcgggctggtgactttgttagaactgtcaggcgcaattaccttgaagtgaccgctgccagttctgggaaagtgtgggaaaacgcgtgtggttcgactggaagtcaaatgccgcagctggggggcttattatatctgtggcaggagattggtgggaagtttttagggtatccctttttgcctaggggggcagataaattgcttgtggtgccaaggggatctgtcaaggggatcagttgttccgttgattcgagaggtgtcgggaaacttagaggtggcccagtgggggaacggcttggggtctctgggggagcacattcccagcaatgtaccaaggaactcccgaaaggaacagaccctattcctgaaggcttagaggggccatgcgcacaggtgttgttacggatggatggaagtcaagttaaagccatcctcggcaccggggcgccggtgaagttgtTGTActgtttgtttcataaccgttattggaagcatttacccttgacaacattgaggacactggagattcggggtaccagtgccagtgattatccagacaacggttgttggtcagtgaaaatggagttcttagaggcaaatgtggaggagactgaggttcatgaatcgttaatgctgatgtgtccggaccctgttgagacgggcagcgtttctgttctagagagaaccaaaatcctgctggtgcgcttgggagcctgcccggaggaggcgggtgagcgctgtttggaggcattgttgatgcacccagggtttcgagctgcttgtgcggacgtgtgtagcagcattgggctgataccgaattcaaacaagagccagtggtggtacggcctgggggaagtatctgagggtgagaccctcttcgtggacgctgtgaaataccacaagggaggggagttgactgctgaagatacctcggagagagagaggttgcggcgactggcccctacagccatggaagatgtaggcagcgtgtgtatggattatattgcgttgaagaggcgcactgtcagtgaccagaatatggccctgagggccagagaggcgatggcctgtctgagtggtgtgaagtggtttaaggtgctggatctgaggagtggatattgccagatcccgatgagtggggccaacaaggagaagacggccgttataaattccctaggagtcttcgggtccgaaaagatgccacagggcatatctggagcccttgcaaccttcctgcggggcaggtggaagaccataggggatgtggaggcgtttggagttttggtgtatgtggatgatctcttggtatttggatttgcctcaggagaatatgaagtgaggtcgttgcaggagcagctgagaactaccgaatTAAAGTGTTTTcaggacacgtgccagggctggcgaaggtcgcagctcgtgagagactgtctctacggaatcaagtttgaaatgaagacggagagactggagaaagtgatctggaaccattcggaagacttacaagttggagagaatgaagaaagttgtctgactgagggtaatagcaaactgagaacccggagaggagagtttgcagaggtgaagaaattacagacgaatctcagaagagagaaacggaagcttgaagggaacctgaagatgaccatcgacagttcaaatgaagtgcaaaacctgaaagttgatctggaagaagtcatgaggaagaaaaagctggagagaagtgcagtgaatactgaacaggaggctgaagagactgcgggagcagtgcaggccacgtgtttccgtttggagaagatcaaacagcagctaccgatcacaggaatgaggaagaatacagattcgatggatgatgtgctggatgtgtggtacatgctgccttttgctgactttccctcgattgaggaagagacctttggcccttctcccattgagtcaggtgtagcggggagggttagctgtgtgcagtgtggggcatga